The following proteins are encoded in a genomic region of Takifugu rubripes chromosome 9, fTakRub1.2, whole genome shotgun sequence:
- the mical3a gene encoding protein-methionine sulfoxide oxidase mical3a isoform X7, with the protein MGDRSSGATGRDGANHSHVLFDNFVQASTCKGTLKAFQELCDHLDVKPTESRIFYHKLKSKLNYWKAKALWAKLDKRACQKEYKKGRACANSKCLIIGAGPCGLRTAIELALLGAKVVLLEKRDAFSRNNVLHLWPFAIQDLRGLGAKKFYGKFCAGAIDHISIRQLQLMLLKMALLLGIEIHVNVEFKGLVEPPEDQETEKIGWRAEVHPRTHPVNELEFDVIIGADGRRNTLPGFRRKEFRGKLAIAITANFINRNTTAEAKVEEISGVAFIFNQKFFQDLREATGIDLENIVYYKDDTHYFVMTAKKQSLLEKGVILHDYADTELLLSRANVDQAALLSYACEAADFSTNHQLPTLDFAINHYGQPDVAMFDFTCMYASENAAMVRQRQGHNLLVALVGDSLLEPFWPMGTGIARGFLAAMDSGWMVRSWAQGKTPLEVLAERESIYRLLPQTTPENVNKNFSQYSLDPITRYPNVSLHFLKPSQVRHLYDTGESREIRMEIENVINSSTPKLARNENCLLAKQSQESIARSSKLLSWCQRQTEGYRNVRVTDLTMSWKSGLALCALIDRYRPDLIDFESLDEKDYEQNNQLAFDVAEREFGISPCMTGKEMSSVVEPDKLSMVMYLSQFYEMFKDTVPPGDNHNLSPEEKAALIASTKSPISLLSKLGQSIAISRKRNPKDKKEKDVDSLGKRRKTSQSEEEETSRGVCDDRSSVPAVLSEKKMDSSNHNKVKVMATQLLAKFEENAPAPQAGLKRQARSEADQPSSSRSCPKKTILLPSSASSLSLRSEEWIPLPLSDPEPIHIPSIQERAECLISRFKGKSDRPPKPKKKPSRFFIEQWKSSCGPTEGPGSKPSSHNFPKEEGARPLLSDSHAPLYVLSIQERAEQLASQFEGKPVGLQPKKNPSRYFMEQWLQAQPSPDSSPQSSDSLRQHCVRMYTGGVSSLTQQITHQLKSLESPKPLLEKKDRGSLRKEFPTNIGGSDVCFFCHKRVYVMERLSAEGKFFHRSCFKCEYCGTTLRLSSYAFDVEDGKFYCKPHYCYRVSGYAQRKRPAPSPPPVADQENQVPQAGMAAVDAPGRVTVAEAAPAIQLPASVPEVNGLQEPTLAKRLRGTPERIELENYRLSLQREEELEEVPEETLAEHNLSSVLDKVTDADLGSSSSESDMEDEQEEQDQEEEEEEAEQPPASPSDLGGVPWKEAVELHAKLRGSHGAEGEAGADTVSGDGELEEEEDDEEEEEEDEEEEEEDSSEEGDYCPWDRELQSGLWLEKHLTDEEDIGTFKAKNLRVQQLLQPLDPLADPVVARTHLDSEGGLAASASQLSHPSEHTLPSSTAPAHTSAHHEAVRVWLESVSGELCEEEEAEADSQDMEPGTEMDQEDIPSDAEAEARLHQSECADGHPEEDGTSESLRMSSSVEASITGPMPKEDVPSPAKAPELGTQMPLLKPPGGRFFPEPFLPDEGTAERMTPSPSRVIKSPLNLSPVPARDPSPACSPTFPVAVPSTPPVSVPTSLSLSLTAKSPVERVADSPNLSPVKSPVNSPIRSQPTSLLESCTSKTPVYPQRSICPLTGNPLSPICSQSLPCQEPSSPLTSDSPVRTQPVPGLTSTPMNKAEDRKQPDDSSEEETPSKKTDIIEEFWLKSAEIRKSLGLTPLDRSSKILEKSVIKDPAPVKTQSPEVSKEQKSVLTGHAVIHRLNITLEGQVITPLVPAEPKSNSSDKKYLSSSSGLGLNGRSMASRTANSEGYNTSDSAMLTPPSSPPPPVPANQSPAVLRQKKHLVTWSNGAEKTPSELAKEPADRKLSPPPIKNPVSAPQRVSTPQADKEAAPVVVVMREKKKKPRPSEVRKSFVETVEEIPFADDVEESCDERMPDTSMNKYYTPPTSKPSRPPLHLALAMENGKPNIPVSPTSKTQTAIQFSPEAREIAEERIKAREQSVKSQALKDAMAKQLNKMREADTDKGVSPKVAWNVMPNPSGKSKNSAGPQKTSATKGVDSKKAETLPERFFSSNKSLDSSVASSDGSTTSKSKKRSSLFSPRKNKKEKKAKNDSSRLSGAEETPPKHKSLWKAVFSGYKKDKKKKDEKSCPSTPSSSSTTQDSGKKKISPPGRSSDLKASQNLSFSEDSDLSFDDVLEKSSQKSKPSKTYTEEELDAKLTRRVQRAIRRQAKQEELKRLHRAQIIQRQLEQVEEKQRQLEERGVAVEKALRGEADYWGDSNYSEILDLHLGGMGKKDDPKLMQEWFKLVQEKNALVRYESELMIFARELELEDRQSRLQQELRERMAVEDHLKTEKELAKEKQILNEMLEVVEQRNDLVALLEEQRLQEKEEDKDLEAVMLSKGLGLNWV; encoded by the exons ATGGGGGATCGAAGCTCGGGTGCAACTGGACGAGATGGAGCGAACCACTCCCACGTCCTGTTTGACAACTTCGTCCAGGCGAGCACCTGCAAGGGCACCCTCAAGGCCTTCCAGGAACTGTGCGACCACCTGGACGTCAAGCCCACTGAATCCAGGATCTTCTACCATAAGCTCAAGTCCAAGCTTAACTACTGGAAGGCCAAAGCGCTCTGGGCAAAGTTAGACAAGAGGGCATGCCAGAAGGAGTACAAGAAGGGCCGTGCCTGTGCCAACTCGAAG TGTCTAATTATCGGCGCTGGACCATGCGGCCTGCGCACAGCCATCGAACTGGCTCTCCTTGGGGCCaaggtggttctgctggagaAGAGAGATGCCTTCTCACGGAACAACGTGCTGCATCTCTGGCCCTTTGCAATCCAGGACCTCAGGGGCCTCGGTGCCAAGAAGTTCTATGGAAAGTTCTGTGCGGGTGCTATTGATCATATCA GTATTCGTCAGCTCCAACTGATGCTGCTCAAAATGGCTCTCCTGCTGGGCATTGAGATCCATGTCAATGTCGAGTTCAAGGGTCTTGTTGAACCCCCAGAAGATCAAGAGACTGAAA AAATTGGTTGGAGAGCTGAGGTCCACCCCAGGACACACCCTGTCAATGAGCTGGAGTTTGATGTCATCATTGGAGCAGATGGAAGGAGAAACACGCTCCCAG GTTTTCGGCGCAAGGAGTTCCGAGGAAAGCTGGCCATCGCCATCACTGCCAACTTCATCAACAGGAACACGACGGCGGAGGCCAAGGTTGAGGAGATCAGCGGGGTGGCATTCATCTTCAACCAGAAATTCTTTCAAGACCTCAGAGAAGCGACAG GAATTGACCTGGAAAACATCGTCTACTACAAGGACGACACGCACTACTTTGTCATGACCGCAAAGAAGCAGAGCCTGCTGGAGAAGGGAGTCATCCTGCAT GACTACGCAgacactgagctgctgctgtccaggGCTAACGTGGACCAGGCCGCACTGCTGTCTTATGCCTGTGAGGCTGCTGATTTCTCCACCAACCACCAGCTGCCCACGCTGGACTTTGCCATCAACCACTACGGGCAGCCGGATGTGGCCATGTTCGACTTCACCTGTATGTACGCTTCTGAAAACGCCGCCATGGTGCGCCAGCGCCAGGGCCACAACCTCCTGGTGGCGTTGGTCGGCGACAGCCTGTTGGAG ccgttCTGGCCCATGGGCACCGGTATCGCTCGTGGTTTCCTGGCAGCCATGGACTCGGGCTGGATGGTGAGGAGCTGGGCTCAGGGAAAAACCCCTCTTGAGGTGCTGGCTGAGAG GGAGAGTATATACCGTCTCCTGCCCCAGACGACACCAGAAAATGTCAACAAGAACTTCAGTCAGTACAGCTTGGATCCAATAACCCGGTACCCCAATGTTAGCCTTCACTTCCTGAAACCCAGCCAG GTGAGACACCTCTATGACACGGGAGAGTCCCGGGAAATCCGCATGGAAATTGAGAATGTGATCAACTCCTCGACTCCCAAGCTGGCCAGGAATG AAAATTGTCTGCTTGCCAAGCAGTCCCAAG AATCCATCGCTCGATCCAGTAAGCTGCTGAGCTGGTGCCAGAGGCAAACGGAGGGATACCGGAATGTCAGAGTCACGGACCTCACCATGTCCTGGAAGAGCGGCCTGGCCCTGTGCGCCCTCATTGACCGATACAGGCCGGACCTCAT TGACTTTGAATCCCTGGATGAGAAAGACTATGAGCAGAACAACCAGCTCGCCTTTGATGTGGCCGAGAGGGAGTTTGGCATCTCGCCGTGCATGACTGGCAAAGAGATGTCGTCTGTGGTGGAACCTGACAAGCTGTCAATGGTCATGTACCTCAGCCAGTTCTATGAGATGTTTAAGGACACAGTGCCACCCGGAG ATAACCACAACTTGAGTCCAGAGGAAAAGGCGGCACTCATAGCCAGCACCAAGTCTCCCATCTCATTACTCAGCAAACTCGGTCAAAGCATAGCCATTTCAAGGAAAAGGAATCCAAAG GACAAAAAAGAGAAGGATGTTGATAGTttggggaagagaaggaaaaccaGCCAgtcagaggag GAGGAGACCTCCAGGGGCGTCTGCGATGACAGGTCCTCCGTCCCTGCCGTCCTATCTGAGAAGAAAATGGACTCCTCCAACCACAACAAAGTCAAGGTCATGGCCACTCAGCTCCTCGCCAAGTTTGAGGAGAACGCACCAGCACCGCAAGCAGGGCTGAAACGCCAG GCCAGAAGTGAGGCGGATCAGCCGTCCAGCTCCCGAAGCTGCCCAAAGAAAACcattcttctcccctcctccgcttcctcgctctctctccgcTCAGAG GAGTGGATCCCGCTGCCCCTGAGTGACCCGGAACCCATTCACATACCCAGCATACAGGAGAGGGCCGAGTGCCTCATCTCCAGGTTTAAGGGCAAAAGCGACCGACCACCAAAG CCTAAGAAAAAGCCATCCCGATTCTTTATAGAGCAGTGGAAATCGTCCTGCGGCCCGACTGAAGGTCCAGGTTCAAAGCCGTCCTCTCACAATTTTCCCAAAGAG gaggGTGCTCGGCCTCTGCTGTCTGACAGTCATGCGCCCTTATATGTGCTTAGTATTCAGGAGAGGGCAGAGCAACTTGCCTCTCAGTTTGAGGGCAAGCCGGTGGGTCTTCAG CCTAAGAAAAATCCTTCACGCTATTTTATGGAACAGTGGCTCCAGGCCCAGCCTAGCCCCGATTCTTCACCTCAATCCTCTGACTCTTTGCGACAG CATTGTGTGAGGATGTACACAGGTGGAGTCAGCTCATTGACTCAGCAGATAACCCATCAGCTTAAGTCTCTGGAAAGTCCTAAGCCCCTCCTCGAAAAGAAGGACCGG GGCTCCCTCAGAAAAGAGTTCCCCACCAACATCGGCGGCAGCGACGTGTGCTTTTTCTGCCATAAACGCGTGTACGTGATGGAGCGGCTCAGCGCGGAGGGCAAGTTTTTCCACCGCAGCTGCTTCAAATGCGAGTACTGCGGCACCACGCTGCGACTGTCCTCCTACGCTTTTGATGTGGAGGACG GGAAGTTTTACTGCAAGCCGCACTACTGTTACCGCGTGTCGGGCTACGCTCAGAGGAAACGgcccgccccctcccctcctcctgtcgCTGATCAG GAGAACCAGGTGCCCCAAGCTGGAATGGCGGCAGTGGACGCCCCTGGAAGGGTGACGGTGGCAGAGGCGGCCCCCGCTATCCAGCTCCCAGCCTCAG TGCCGGAAGTCAATGGCCTGCAGGAGCCCACCCTGGCCAAGCGTCTGCGGGGGACGCCGGAGCGCATTGAGCTGGAGAATTACCGTCTGtccctgcagagggaggaagagctggaggaggtgccTGAGGAGACGCTGGCAGAGCACAACCTCAGCAGCGTGCTGGACAAGGTCACAGACGCCGACCTGGGCTCCAG TAGCTCAGAGTCAGACATGGAGGATGAACAAGAGGAGCAGGatcaagaggaggaggaagaggaggcggagcagcCGCCTGCCAGCCCGTCGGACCTTGGCGGCGTGCCCTGGAAAGAGGCCGTTGAGCTTCATGCCAAACTGAGGGGCAGCCATGGTGCGGAGGGGGAGGCCGGGGCGGACACAGTCAGCGGAGATGGAGAattagaggaagaggaggacgacgaagaagaggaggaggaagacgaagaggaagaagaggaggactcGAGTGAAG aggggGACTACTGCCCCTGGGATAGGGAGCTCCAGTCAGGCCTTTGGCTGGAGAAGCACCTCACAGATGAAGAGGATATTGGTACTTTTAAAG CCAAGAACCTTCGAGTCCAGCAGCTATTGCAGCCTTTGGATCCCCTGGCTGATCCAGTTGTGGCAAGAACACATCTGGACTCCGAGGGTGGTCTGGCGGCCTCAGCCTCCCAACTCTCCCACCCCTCTGAGCACACACTACCCTCCTCCACAG CCCCCGCCCACACATCCGCCCATCACGAAGCCGTGCGAGTCTGGTTGGAGTCCGTGTCTGGAG AGctctgtgaggaagaggaagctgaagcAGACAGTCAAGATATGGAACCTGGTACAGAGATGGATCAAg AAGACATCCCTTCAGATGCTGAGGCAGAGGCACGTTTGCATCAGTCGGAATGTGCGGACGGGCATCCAGAGGAAGACGGGACTTCGGAAAGTCTGAGAATGTCTTCCAGTGTCG aagCGTCAATCACCGGTCCGATGCCTAAAGAAGATGTTCCCTCACCGGCCAAAGCCCCTGAGCTAGGAACACAG ATGCCCTTGCTGAAGCCTCCTGGGGGCCGTTTCTTCCCTGAACCGTTCCTTCCTGACGAAGGCACAGCAGAAAGGATGACTCCTTCACCTTCGCGGGTTATCAAGAGCCCACTTAACCTGTCACCTGTTCCCGCACGCGATCCCTCTCCGGCCTGTTCCCCTACATTCCCTGTCGCCGTGCCTTCTACTCCCCCTGTCAGCGTTCCCACTTCTCTGAGTTTGAGTCTGACTGCCAAATCTCCAGTCGAACGCGTTGCAGACTCTCCAAACCTGTCCCCCGTCAAGTCGCCCGTGAACTCCCCGATTCGCTCCCAGCCCACATCCCTACTAGAGTCTTGCACATCCAAGACTCCTGTCTACCCTCAGCGCTCCATTTGCCCCCTCACCGGGAACCCCCTCTCACCAATCTGCTCCCAATCTCTGCCCTGTCAGGAGCCATCGTCACCCCTCACATCTGATTCTCCTGTCAGAACACAGCCAGTCCCCGGGCTGACCTCCACTCCTATGAACAAAGCCGAGGACAGGAAGCAACCTGACGATTCCTCGGAGGAAGAAACACCCTCCAAAAAGACGGATATTATTGAGGAGTTCTGGTTAAAGAGTGCTGAGATCAGGAAGAGCCTCGGCCTGACTCCTTTAGACCGCAGCAGTAAGATCCTGGAGAAGAGTGTCATTAAGGACCCTGCCCCTGTCAAGACCCAATCTCCAGAGGTGTCTAAGGAGCAGAAGTCGGTTTTAACCGGCCACGCCGTCATTCACAGGCTCAACATCACCCTTGAGGGTCAGGTCATTACCCCCCTCGTCCCCGCCGAACCCAAGAGCAACTCCTCGGACAAAAAGTacctcagcagcagctctggtctGGGGCTGAATGGGAGGTCGATGGCGAGCCGGACCGCAAACAGCGAAGGCTACAACACATCTGACTCCGCGATGCTCACCCCGCCCTCCAGCCCGCCGCCGCCCGTGCCTGCCAATCAGTCTCCAGCTGTGCTCAGGCAGAAGAAGCATCTGGTGACCTGGAGTAATGGAGCAGAGAAGACTCCCTCTGAGCTTGCCAAAGAGCCGGCTGACAGGAAACTGTCCCCTCCGCCAATCAAGAACCCAGTTTCTGCACCCCAGAGGGTCTCCACGCCTCAGGCCGATAAAGAAGCGGCTCCGGTGGTGGTCGTcatgagggaaaagaaaaaaaagccacgGCCATCGGAAGTGAGGAAATCCTTTGTGGAGACGGTGGAGGAGATTCCGTTTGCTGACGACGTGGAGGAAAGCTGCGACGAAAGAATGCCCGACACGAGCATGAACAAGTACTACACCCCGCCGACGAGCAAGCCCAGCCGACCTCCACTGCACCTGGCCCTGGCGATGGAGAACGGTAAGCCCAATATTCCTGTCAGCCCAACCTCGAAGACCCAGACGGCGATTCAGTTCTCCCCGGAGGCCAGAGAGATCGCCGAGGAGAGGATCAAAGCCAGAGAACAGTCTGTCAAGAGTCAAGCCCTGAAGGACGCCATGGCCAAGCAGCTGAACAAAATGAGGGAAGCCGACACGGACAAAGGCGTCTCCCCGAAGGTGGCGTGGAACGTCATGCCAAATCCCTCCGGCAAAAGCAAAAACTCCGCCGGACCTCAGAAGACGTCAGCCACAAAAGGTGTTGATTCAAAGAAGGCGGAGACTTTGCCCGAGCGCTTCTTCAGCAGCAATAAGAGCCTGGACAGCTCCGTGGCCTCGTCAGACGGTTCTACCACCAGCAAGAGCAAGAAGAGGAGCTCGCTCTTCTCCCCGCGCAAAaacaagaaggagaagaaggccaAGAACGACAGCAGCAGGCTGTCCGGCGCCGAGGAGACGCCGCCTAAACACAAGTCGCTGTGGAAGGCGGTCTTCTCTGGGTAcaagaaggacaagaagaagaaggacgAGAAATCGTGTCCCAGCACAccgtcctccagctccaccactcAGGATTCTGGGAAGAAAAAGATCTCGCCTCCCGGGAGGTCATcag ACTTGAAGGCCAGCCAGAACCTGAGCTTCTCCGAGGACTCGGATCTGTCCTTTGACGACGTTCTGGAGAAGTCCTCCCAGAAGTCGAAGCCGTCT AAAACCtacacagaagaagagctggaTGCCAAGCTGACCCGAAGAGTCCAGAGAGCCATCCGACGGCAAGCcaagcaggaggagctgaagaggcTGCATAGAGCTCAG ATCATCCAGAGGCAgttggagcaggtggaggagaagcagaggcagctggaggagaggggagtAGCTGTGGAGAAAGCGCTGAGAGGAGAAGCAG ACTATTGGGGAGATTCTAATTACAGTGAAATCCTGGACTTGCATCTGGGCG